One Salvia miltiorrhiza cultivar Shanhuang (shh) chromosome 6, IMPLAD_Smil_shh, whole genome shotgun sequence genomic window, GGATGCCTTTTTCTTACAACTTAATACATGACAACTAGGCAATAGTTGATCTAAGTGTGCTTAGGTAATTCACATTATATattactgatttttttttttcagtgcAAATGTAAGCTTTAATAACTTAAAGATTTTTAAAACATAAGTTCAtcaatcttaatttatttttccataactttaattaataacaatcatttaaaaataaacaatcttattataatttattattttatcatatattctTCCAATTTCACTTCTCTTAacttctctctctaactcaTAATTcactctattattaattcaattatccaaataatttgattatttataaacttctaaaatatcatattttataaatatttataaattattgaaactTATACACtctctaaaataaatttagtgAAACAACTACCTAATTTGTATAACATACTTTTCGTCTAATGAAAAGGACCAAGTCCGAAATCCGCCAAAAATTGTGGGGACAAAACGGTATTAGCTGAAAGAAAAGAGGGTGAAAAACGAAAAAGAGAATAACAAGGAAGCCATGGTTTTGTAGATGTATATAACCCCCAAATTTTGTCACGGAGTGATTCGCTGCTGTTCTTCGGCGCCCTCCTCCGCTCTCAACCACCCAAGGGAAAAGAAGAGTCAATCAATTAGGGTTTCATATTCAAAAATCGAACAGGAAAAGCTTTTTTACGGAGAAAATGGGTGGCGGTAATGCTCAGAAGGCCAAAATGGCTCGTGAGAAGAACTTAGAGAAAGCCAAAGGCTCAAAAGGTCATCATCCGTTTTTCCTAAATTTTTTTTGCCTGAATTCTCGTTTTCAAATAATTCCTTGTTGTTGCCGAGTTTGTGAATAATTCGATCTTTGCAGGGAGCCAGCTTGATGCCAACAAAAAGGCAATGAACATTCAGGTATTCCTTTGGTTAGAATTACGGTTGAGTTTAAATATGGACTAGGTTGCTTTCTGGAGTTGATGGATTGAAGTCGTTAAATTTTAACTTCAGTTTTGATCTAGAACGATTTGTTGTTGAGTGTGATGTTTTTTGGGCGTGAAGTGACATTGTGAGTTTGAAGGAAGCTGTTTGAAATGAGGTGGATCAGACGAATAATTATTACTGTATTTAGTAATCACCTATGTTTGGTCTTGGATAGAGCTAACTAGTGCTGGTGACCTATTATTTGATTGTCTTTGCATATCTTTTTATAACTTCTTTCTTCTATGTTTGATGTCATTGCGCCtgaatacacgaactttcaccaaattatggttttgcacatgaattGCCCCCAAATTAACATTGAGATGGAGGCCTGAATGTCTACACGGCTTAAACATCTAATGTACTGAACGATGTAGTTGGATGTCTACGTCACTTCAGCTAGCCACTATGGCATTAATTCGCCGGAAATTGACAACTAAGTGAAAGATCAGAACagttgaaagttcatgtatttggaGGCATAATTTTTTCATGTGCAAAATCGGAATTGgatgaaagtttgtgtatttagatgCAATTACCCCTTTATGTTTCCATCATGATGTATGACATGATAGAAGATTAGCTTGTGGTTTTTGACTGCTGAATTTCAAGGTCATCTGCCTTTACTATCTAATGGTAGTACGATAACCCTAAGAAATGATCATTGCCTATTTATTTTGTTGACTACTTGTTATAAGAGACAATGCGAGTCTTTATTGCTGGCAATTCCTTAAGCATCCCCATTTCAGCCTTGGCTCTGTCTGGAAACATCTTGGTGCTTCTTGGTTAACTTGTAAGAATGTTATTTGGAAGTATTGTGGAGGTTATGTGTTGTGAGAGTCATAGCAACAATTCCAAGTATCAGCATTTAAAAAAgttcattttatatattttattgtgTTGTAATTTTAAAGAGTGGCTTTGATAATATTGTGGGTCGTAGATTATCTAGAAAGGATTTATTTTCCTGTGGAAGGTCTCGATGCTGGATCATTGTGCCTTGCGGGTATTACTTCCATAGCAAGCTGTTACTTTTACTGGCTTCTTAATCTTGCTTAGTCGTCTTTTTGCGGTTTTTGTTATACTAAATCTCGTATGTGCATCTCTAGCATTTGGTCTTCTGTAGTTTCAAAAAAAAGCATTTGGTCTTCTGTGTATCTAAGGATTAGACTTTGAACAGTGAATGTTTTGAGAACATTGAACAGTGTAATTTGCTCTTTGCTTCACCTTCTCGCAAATTTATTATTAAGCTCTACTATGAGGAATCTCATGTACCTATACGATTCATTGACGGGGTGCATCCACAAACACACATATATCTTTTTATTTGTGCATCATTAATTCTAATTGATATTTATTTTCATCTCTCAAGCATCTAATTTCTTCTAGATTGTTTGCATTGAGCTCTGTAATTCATTCACATCATCATATCCTATTGGCGCTCTACTTCTCCATTCAGTCTCCTACCTGTGTTGCTTTATTTGTCCTTACCAGGTCTTTTttgtctctttctttttgtcttCTTTTGTTTTCCATCTAATCTGAAGGACATTTCTCTATCTCATGCTGGAGGGAGAGTAAATACTACTTCTAATTAGTCCCCATATTAGAGCtatgtttattttgtttgtgtTCTAATTTCTACTATGaatttttgtgtttattttaGCTTAAGTTGGACGCCGCATGGCTTGTTGTAGCTTTTCTTTGCGTCTCCAGCTTTCTGGTTTTGGTCATAGCAATTAGCAAGTCCTGTATTTTTATAGAGAAGCACTGGATTGGTGTAAGTGGAGGAACTTGTGGCCGAAAGTGAAACACTTGAGAAAATGACCTTCTAAAGATGGTTATGGCCGAACCTTAAAAATAATGAATGGGCCTTAGGAAGGTTCTTTTGCGCACAACTTCATCTGTTATATACCAGGATACATCATGTTTTACTACATCCAAAGAGTTGCCCCTTTTGGCTGGTTTTAGACTTGTGGTTTCAAAAGTCTTTACGGATTATTATTGCAAGTTTGATTCCGTGATAAAAACTGTTATTGATGAGAGGATCTACTTTTGGAGTGGTGAAGGCATATTCTTAAAGTAGGATTCAGTTGCCAAGGTTAATACTTATTTGTTCCATCTACTTAAATATTGATGAAAATTGTAGTTTGTCCATTTGGAACTAAAAGGCAATCCCAAGggtgttgtattttttttattttttggcatTTCTGAATTGATTGAATTCCCATTGAACCATTTTACATGATGACATGGCTGGTTATTTTAACGTTTTGTTGGATGATGGGTGCAGTGCAAGGTGTGCATGCAGACATTCATGTGCACTACTTCAGAGGTGAAGTGCAGGGAACATGCCGAAGCAAAGCATCCCAAAGCCGATGTGAGCGCCTGCTTCCCTCATCTCAACAAGTGACTTTACTTATAAGCTCCTGCGTAAGGAAGTGTGTATTTTGAGCATTTCATGTTTCTGCCCTTCTTCTTAAATGTTTAGATGAGTCATTGGAATGTGCTTCTCTTGCAGACATATGTCGATTGTGATGTTTGTTGAATTTCTATCTCAAGCCCTCTCCTGGGAAATCTATTGTGGCAAACTTGGCTGTGGTTTTAGTTTTTCCTATGGTTATTCAGATTTCAAGTCGTGCATGGTAGGTCTAATTGATTACTATATACCGTATTTAGCCAAATAACTAATTATAATAAGCCGCAAAGGGGCTGATTAGGAAGTAATAAATGATTAGGAATTGCGAATTCTTACCCATAAAACAGAGTTTCAGAAAATAAAGAGGTATGTAGAATGAAATGAAGAGGAACTTGGGCAGACAACCAGTTATTTAAAGAAAATGGCAAGCTTTAAAGATAGCACAattgtataaattatagttcACAGAAAGAGAAGCATACTATAATGATATTATATTAATGCATGCTTGAGATTGAAAAACAGGTCCAGATAGACTAGACGAAGTCTAACCCAATTGGTACATTAAATCTGTATACAAGAGAATTCATGACTGGGTGCGCGTGCGGCTATTCTCTGCTGCTCTTACTTGAGAGAAATAAGGGTGGGCCTACCAACACACAAC contains:
- the LOC130988913 gene encoding uncharacterized protein At2g23090, with translation MGGGNAQKAKMAREKNLEKAKGSKGSQLDANKKAMNIQCKVCMQTFMCTTSEVKCREHAEAKHPKADVSACFPHLNK